One window from the genome of Macaca fascicularis isolate 582-1 chromosome 7, T2T-MFA8v1.1 encodes:
- the HACD3 gene encoding very-long-chain (3R)-3-hydroxyacyl-CoA dehydratase 3: MENQVLTPHVYWAQRHRELYLRVELSDVQNPAISITENVLHFKAQGHGAKGDNVYEFHLEFLDLVKPEPVYKLTQRQVNITVQKKVSQWWERLTKQEKRPLFLAPDFDRWLDESDAEMELRAKEEERLNKLRLESEGSPETLTNLRKGYLFMYNLVQFLGFSWIFVNLTVRFCILGKESFYDTFHTVADMMYFCQMLAVVETINAAIGVTTSPVLPSLIQLLGRNFILFIIFGTMEEMQNKAVVFFVFYLWSAIEIFRYSFYMLTCIDMDWKVLTWLRYTLWIPLYPLGCLAEAISVIQSIPIFNETGRFSFTLPYPVKIKVRFSFFLQIYLIMIFLGLYINFRHLYKQRRRRYGQKKKKIH; this comes from the exons AACCCTGCCATCAGCATCACTGAAAATGTGCTGCATTTCAAAG ctCAAGGACATGGTGCCAAAGGAGACAATGTCTATGAATTTCACCTGGAGTTCTTAGACCTTGTGAAGCCAGAG CCTGTTTACAAACTGACCCAGAGGCAGGTAAACATTACGGTACAGAAGAAAGTGAGTCAGTGGTGGGAGAGACTCACGAAGCAAGAAAAGCGACCACTGTTTTTGGCCCCTGACTTTGATCGTTGGCTGGATGAATCTGATGCGGAAATGGAGCTCAGAGCTAAG GAAGAAGAGCGCCTAAATAAACTCCGACTGGAAAGTGAAGGCTCTCCTGAAA CTCTTACAAACTTACGGAAGGGATACCTGTTTATGTATAATCTTGTGCAGTTCTTGGGATTTTCCTGGATCTTTGTCAACCTGACTGTGCGATTCTGCATCTTGGGAAAAG AGTCCTTTTATGACACATTCCATACTGTGGCTGACATGATGTATTTCTGCCAGATGCTGGCAGTTGTGGAAACTATCAATGCAGCAATTGGAGTCACTACGTCACCAGTGCTGCCTTCTCTGATCCAG CTCCTtggaagaaattttattttgtttatcatcTTTGGCACCATGGAAGAAATGCAGAATAAAgctgtggttttctttgtgttttatttgtggAGCGCAATTGAAATTTTCAG GTACTCCTTCTACATGCTGACGTGCATTGACATGGATTGGAAGGTGCTCACATGGCTTCGTTACACTCTGTGGATTCCCTTATATCCACTGGGATGTTTGGCGGAAG cTATCTCAGTGATTCAGTCCATTCCAATATTCAATGAGACAGGACGATTCAGTTTCACATTGCCATATCCAGTGAAAATCAAAgttagattttccttttttcttcagaTTTATCTTATAATGATATTTTTAG ggttATACATAAATTTTCGTCACCTTTATAAACAGCGCAGACGGCGCTatggacaaaaaaagaaaaagatccacTAA